Proteins from a genomic interval of Quercus robur chromosome 9, dhQueRobu3.1, whole genome shotgun sequence:
- the LOC126698165 gene encoding short-chain dehydrogenase TIC 32, chloroplastic-like, whose product MWPFNRKGPSGFSSSSTAEDVTQGVDGTGLTAIVTGASSGIGTETTRVLALRGVHVIMGVRNMVAGKDAKEAIVKEIPTAKVDAMELDLSSKASVKKFASDFNSSGLPLNILINNAGVMATPFMLSKDNIELQFATNHLGHFLLTNLLLENMKKTSRKSRKEGRIVNVSSEAHRFSYREGIRFDKLNDKSGYSSFAAYGQSKLSNVLHANELARTIKDDGVEITANSLHPGAIATNLFRQSNIMNGIVNTLGRFVLKNVQQGAATTCYVALHPQVKGVSGEYFSDSNLSKASTQGRDSELAKKLWDFSMNLIK is encoded by the exons atgTGGCCTTTTAACAGAAAAGGGCCATCTGGgttttcatcttcttccacaGCTGAAGATGTTACTCAAGGGGTTGATGGGACTGGTCTCACTGCTATTGTTACAG GAGCATCCAGTGGTATTGGCACTGAAACTACAAGGGTTCTTGCATTGCGTGGTGTCCATGTAATTATGGGGGTCAGGAATATGGTTGCTGGTAAAGATGCCAAAGAAGCAATAGTTAAGGAAATCCCTACAGCTAAAGTCGATGCCATGGAGTTAGATCTTAGTTCAAAGGCGTCTGTGAAGAAATTTGCATCAGATTTCAATTCATCTGGTCTTCCTCTGAACATCCTAAT TAACAATGCAGGAGTTATGGCAACACCATTCATGCTCTCCAAAGACAACATAGAACTACAGTTTGCAACGAATCACTTAG GTCATTTTCTTTTGACCAATCTTTTGTTGGAGAATATGAAAAAAACATCTCGTAAAAGTCGCAAAGAAGGAAGAATTGTCAATGTGTCCTCAGAGGCTCATAGGTTCTCATACCGTGAAGGAATCCGTTTTGataaattaaatgataaatctGG GTATAGCAGTTTTGCTGCATATGGCCAATCAAAGCTTTCCAATGTTTTGCATGCAAATGAGCTTGCGAGAACTATCAAG GATGATGGGGTGGAAATAACTGCAAATTCACTTCACCCAGGAGCAATTGCCACTAATCTTTTTCGTCAGAGCAACATTATGAATG GTATTGTTAATACGCTTGGTAGATTTGTGCTTAAAAATGTTCAGCAG GGAGCTGCGACAACATGCTACGTGGCACTTCATCCTCAAGTCAAGGGGGTGAGTGGCGAGTACTTTTCGGACAGTAACCTATCCAAGGCAAGTACACAAGGTAGGGACAGCGAGTTGGCAAAGAAACTCTGGGATTTCAGCATGAACTTGATTAAATGA